One Streptosporangium becharense genomic window, GGCGCGCGCGCTGCCCGGCCCGTCGGGCGCTCCCGCGGCGCCTGTGGGTGAGGACTTCGTGGAGGACGTGCGGCGGGCACTGTACGCCTCGAAGATCGTCGCCTACGCCCAGGGCTTCGACCAGATCAGGGCGGGCAGCGCGGAGTACGGCTGGGACGTCGACCCGGGCGCGCTGGCCACGATCTGGCGTGGCGGCTGCATCATCCGGGCCGTCTTCCTCGACCGCATCCGGGAGGCGTACGAGGCGGAGAGCACTCCGGTCACGCTGCTGACCGCGCCGTACTTCGCGCAGGCGCTGACGGTCGCGCAGGACTCGTGGCGGCGGGTGGTGGCCAGGGCCGCCGAGCTGGGCGTCCCGGTGCCGGGTTTCTCGACCGCGCTGGCCTACTACGACGCGCTGCGTGCCGAGCGGCTGCCGGCCGCCCTGATCCAGGGCCAGCGTGACTTCTTCGGTGCGCACACCTACGAGCGGGTGGAGCGCGAGGGGTCGTTCCACACCCTGTGGTCGGGTGACCGCACGGAGGTGGAGGCCTGAGAGCCGCCCGCACGGGCCGGGCGGCGGAGTTCCCGTGCCGCCCGGCCCGTGCGGGCCCGGTGTCCGGTCGTCACCGGGCCCGCCGGGTCACGGTCACGCCCCGGGGCGTGACCCCGACTGTGATCCCGGTCGTGACCGGGGTCGTGGTCCGGGCGGGCCGGGGTGGTCACCGGGCCGGGGCGAGAGCGGGGAGCAGCGCGAAGGCGTGGTCGGCGGCGGCCACCGCCGCGGGATGGATCCGGTCGGCGCTCTCCCCCTCGACCAGCCTGAGCCAGTTCCGGCGGGCCAGCACCCGCTGCACGGTGAGGACCTGCCCCGCCACGACGCGCGCGGTGAGCTCGTCGGTGAGCTCACCGAGCGCGTCGGCCAGCATCTCCTCGTCGAGGGCCATGTAGTGGAAGAGGCGTGCGGTCAGGCCGGGCGTGGAGAAGATCATCCGGTGGTAGGCGAGCACCTCGGGGTGGTCGTTGAGCCCCGTCACCGGGTCGCGCCGGTCGAGCCCGTCCCGGAAGTGACGGTGCAGCGCGGCCAGCGGCGCCTCACCCGGCCCTCGCTCGCGCACGACCCGGGCCGCCTCGCCCTGGTGGTCGGCGATCCGGTGCAGCACGAGGTCTTCCTTGGTGGCGAAGTACTTGAACAGGGTGGGTTTGGAGACCCCCGCCGCCGCCGCGATCTCGGTGACCGGCACCTCGTCGAAGCCGCGCTCCAGGAACAGCGCGATCGCCGCCGCGGAGATCGCCTCGTGGACCTGCCGCTTCTTGCGTTCCCTGAGCCCCGTCACCTTCTCATCCTAACAGGGTGCCAACTCGGTTAATCTTTTAACCGAGTTAACGATTCTGGGGGTGAGTGGATGACCGGCACGGAACTGGACCGGGAACTGGCCTACCTGGCCGAGTGCAGGGCCGCCATGCGGCGGATGGTGGAGGACGCGCGGCTGAACGTCGTCGTCGGCGAACACGTGGCGGGTGACCGCTACAGCGCGGAGCGGCTCGGACGCCACCTGAAGAGCCTCGCCAAGCAGCTCGGCGAGGAGCCGGACGGACCGGTCTTCTTCGGCCGCCTCGACTTCGCCACCGGTGAGCACGCCGGGCGGCGCTACTACATCGGCAGGCGGCACGTCTCCGCCGGCACCGGGCGGCAACCGCTGGTGCTCGACTGGCGCGCACCCGTCTCCCGGGTCTTCTATCAGGCCGGAGCCCGCGACCCGCAGGGGTTGCGCGTGCGGCGCCGCTTCGGCTGGTCATGGCGGCCGGTCGCGCTGACCGGCTTCGAGGACGAGCACCTCGGCCGGGGCGACGACACGGGCACGGCGAGCCGGATCGTGGCGGCCGAGATCGAACGGCCCCGCGTCGGGCCGATGCGCGACATCGTCGCCACCATCCAGCCCGAGCAGGACGAACTGGTCCGCGCCGGGCTCGACGACTCGATCTGCGTCCAAGGCGCGCCGGGGACCGGGAAGACCGCCGTGGGGCTGCACCGGGCCGCCTATCTGCTCTACGCCCACCGGCAACGGCTCGAACGCGCCGGCGTGCTGGTCCTCGGCCCCAACCAGGCCTTCCTCGGCTACATCTCGGCCGTGCTGCCCTCCCTGGGCGAGGTCGACGTCGAGCAGACGACCGTGGAGCGGCTGCTGACACGCGGGCCGGTGCGCGGCGCCGACCGGGAGGACGCCGTGCTCGTCAAGCATGACGCCCGCATGGCGACGGTGCTGCGGCGGGCGCTCTACGCGCGGGTGACCGCCCCGGCGGAGCCGCTCGCCGTCCCCGACGGCCCCCACCGCCGGCGCGTGCGCGAGGAGGAACTGCGCGACATCGTGGCGGGTGTCCTGCGGGAGGAGATCCCGTACGGGGTCGGGCGCGAGCGCGTGCTGGCGCGGATCGTCGCCGTCCTGCGGCGGCAGGCCGAGGCGCGCGGGCAGACCTGCGGAGCCGCCTGGAGCCGGAAGACGGGCAGGGCGGTCGCCGGGTACCTCGGCACCGTGTGGCCGGCCGTGACACCGGAGGAGGTCGTGGCCGGGCTGCTCGGTGACCCGGAGGCGCTGGCCGGTGCCGCGGAGGGGATCCTCACGCCGGAGGAGCAGGCGGCGATCCTGTGGCGGCGGCCCCCGCGCTCGGCCGGGAGCGCGCGGTGGTCGGCGGCCGACATGGTGCTGCTGGACGAGGTCGCGGGGCTGCTGGAACGCCCCCGGGGGTACGGCCACGTCATCGTCGACGAGGCGCAGGACCTGTCGCCGATGCAGTGCCGGGCGGTCGCCCGCAGAAACGAGCACGGTTCCCTCACCGTGCTCGGCGACCTGGCGCAGGGCACCGCCCCCTGGGCCGCCCGCGACTGGCGTGACCGGCTCGGGCACCTGGGCAAGCCGGACGCCCAGCTGATCGCACTGACCACCGGCTACCGGGTGCCCGCCGTCGTCGTCGAGATCGCCAACCGGCTGCTGGCGGAACTGGCCGTGGACGTGCCCGCCACCCGTTCGTTCCGCGCCGACGGCCGGCTCCGGGTCCACCGGGCGGGCGGCGGCCCCGCCGGCCTCTCCGCCGCCGTGGTCGCCGCGGTGCGCGACGCCCTCGGCCACGACGGCTCGATCGCGGTGATCACCTCCGACGACGCCCTCGGCCCGGTGACGGCGGCGCTGCGGTCCTCCGGCGTCGAGGTCGCCGACCTGGACGGCGGCACGGCCGTCGGCCGGGTGACCGCCGTGCCCGCTTCGCTGGCCAAGGGGCTGGAGTACGACCACGTGGTGCTGGTCGAACCGGCGGAGATCGTCGGGGCCGGGGCCCGGGGCCCCCACCGGCTGTACGTCGCGCTGACCCGCGCCGTCTCGCGGCTGGACGTGCTGCACGCCGGCCCGCTCCCGGACTGGTTCCCGCAGCCCGCCGGGACGGCCGTCGCCGGGCCTGGCCGCTGAGCCGCCCGGGGACGGGGAAAGCGGACCGGGGGCGGGGGGCGGGGGGCGGGGCCCGGTTCAGGGGGTTCGCACGAAGTGGGCCAGGAAGTGCATCCGTTCGATCATCCCCATGTCCGGGGTGAACGGCATGACCCACGTCTCCAGGCCCCGCAGCCGCCCGCCCATGAGGTAGGGGCAGCACGACAGGCCGGTGCGGCGTTCCACCACGCCCGCGTCGGTGATCTCGGTCAGTGTGTACTCCCGGGGACGCACGCGCTCCTGGACGATCCAGATGTCCGGCCCGGAGGCGCGGGCGGCGGGCCCGGAGCGGCCGGCCTCCAGCAGCGCGCACCATTCGCCGGCGGACAGGTTGCAGCCGAAGTGGACGTCCTTGGCCTGGTGGGAGTCGGCCTTCTTCAGCACGAAGTCGCCCCGGTCGCGCCGTACGAGCAGCAGTTCCTCCGGGTCGAGCAGGGTCAGGACGCGGGTCCACGGCACGAGGGCGTCCACCGCCGCGCCTTCCTCGTCCGTCAGCGTGGCGGGGCGGGCACCGGGGTCGCTCAGCCAGGCGAGGAAGAGCTTGGACGACAGGGGGGACAGGCTCACCGGCACGGTGCAGCCGCGTGTCGCCGGTGCGAGACGGGAGAGCAGGGCGGCGAACCGTTCGCGGTCGCGGTTCACCGTGAAGATCGAGCAGGACCGGTGGAGGTAGGCCGCGCGGCCGGCGGGCGGCGCCGGCGGCGGATCGCCCGCGTAGTGGACGGTGTGCCGTACCTGCCGGTGGCCGCGGTTGAGGAAGTCGATCGACGGGGCCAGTTCCCGGCGCGTGGCCTCGTCGTCCTTCATGATCCAGTGGATGTCGCAGGGCTCGCCCTCCGACAGGTCGAGGAAGTGGCGCCGCAGCCCCTCCATCGGGCGGCCGGTGCGCAGGAGGTCGTCCGGGACGCGGAACAGGTCGGCGGCGATCGTCCACATGTCGTCGGGTCGTTCGTGCCCGGCGGCCGCGGTGTCGAAGTTGGTCTCCACCACCTTGGGGCCGTCCGGGGCGAGTATGACGTCGGGGCGCCCGAAGAGGTGGCGGGAGACGTCCCGCGACGGGGGCGCCTCGGCGGGCAGGGCCGGCCAGTCGAGGTAGTGGTCGTCGACGATCCGTCCCAGGTGCTCGTACTCCCCGGGGCACCGGCCGGTCCGGGCGGCGTCGAGCGCCTTGAGGTGCGCGCGGAAGAGCGCCCGCAGCGCCGACTCGAAGCGTTCCAGCGACGACGCCTCCGACCAGGCGGGGACCAGCAGGGTGTCGGGTGTCTCGTGCCCCCAGGCGGTGCGGCGGAGCCGGGCCCG contains:
- a CDS encoding TetR/AcrR family transcriptional regulator, whose amino-acid sequence is MTGLRERKKRQVHEAISAAAIALFLERGFDEVPVTEIAAAAGVSKPTLFKYFATKEDLVLHRIADHQGEAARVVRERGPGEAPLAALHRHFRDGLDRRDPVTGLNDHPEVLAYHRMIFSTPGLTARLFHYMALDEEMLADALGELTDELTARVVAGQVLTVQRVLARRNWLRLVEGESADRIHPAAVAAADHAFALLPALAPAR
- a CDS encoding HelD family protein gives rise to the protein MTGTELDRELAYLAECRAAMRRMVEDARLNVVVGEHVAGDRYSAERLGRHLKSLAKQLGEEPDGPVFFGRLDFATGEHAGRRYYIGRRHVSAGTGRQPLVLDWRAPVSRVFYQAGARDPQGLRVRRRFGWSWRPVALTGFEDEHLGRGDDTGTASRIVAAEIERPRVGPMRDIVATIQPEQDELVRAGLDDSICVQGAPGTGKTAVGLHRAAYLLYAHRQRLERAGVLVLGPNQAFLGYISAVLPSLGEVDVEQTTVERLLTRGPVRGADREDAVLVKHDARMATVLRRALYARVTAPAEPLAVPDGPHRRRVREEELRDIVAGVLREEIPYGVGRERVLARIVAVLRRQAEARGQTCGAAWSRKTGRAVAGYLGTVWPAVTPEEVVAGLLGDPEALAGAAEGILTPEEQAAILWRRPPRSAGSARWSAADMVLLDEVAGLLERPRGYGHVIVDEAQDLSPMQCRAVARRNEHGSLTVLGDLAQGTAPWAARDWRDRLGHLGKPDAQLIALTTGYRVPAVVVEIANRLLAELAVDVPATRSFRADGRLRVHRAGGGPAGLSAAVVAAVRDALGHDGSIAVITSDDALGPVTAALRSSGVEVADLDGGTAVGRVTAVPASLAKGLEYDHVVLVEPAEIVGAGARGPHRLYVALTRAVSRLDVLHAGPLPDWFPQPAGTAVAGPGR